The genomic segment CCTCAATGAGTGTACTTCCAGCCCTCCTCCGTCTAGACCTGCCCCTGTGCCAAATCCCGCTCCCGAGGGCGGAGACTCGGATGGCAGAAGCACCACCAGAAGGCTGCTGTCCCGTCTCTTCTCCAGGCGCTCCAATCAAGAGTCTAGCTCCACCTCCAGCACTAACTCTGTCTCAAGATTGTTTGACACCACCCCTGAAGAGGCCCCTCACAGCGACGCCCCACCCACAGTCAGTAGGGAAAGTGTGGAGGCAGATCCAGCACAGGCATTTGCGTTCCTGCGCAGGCGTGAGCAGGCTCTGTCTCCTGTGCAAGAGAATACAGATGTGGAGCCAGAAGCAGAGTCCCTCAGGCCTCCCACAGGGCTGTCCTGGCTCAATTGGAACCGCTGCACCCCTCTGTTTTCCCGTCGCCGGAGAGAGGGCCGTGACGAGAGTGCCCGTATGGAGGCCCGCCAGTCACCACCGTTCCCACTCAGCAGTCCAGAGGGGCGCAAAACACCTGACAGGGACACACAccatgatgatgaggaggaggaggaggaggaggaggaggaggatgatgacgTGTCGGAGGGAGCAACAGCTGCTCCTCCTGCTGGAGCCTCAGGACTCTCCTCAGCCCTCTTACAGGATGCCTCCCGTCTTCAAGGGCGGAGCCCTGGTGTTACCAGGGTGCTGTCGAGCCCTTTGTTCCGAATGCCTGAAAATGTAATCGTTGGATTGGATGTTGGGATAGAGGGGCGAAGTCAGGCTGAGGCACAAGCAAAGGAAAAGCCTGCTCCctccagagacccagagagactTCGGAAGATTCAGGAAAGGTGAAATACTGTCCATTGATCATGATTACCCTTTAAAAGCTGCAGTTTGAGTAGAATTCATCCTTTGGTTCTACAGCAGAGGCTACCAACGCAGGTTCTGCTGTATCcttgttctgcacattttagaattttccctgctctaaaaGACCCTCTTCAACTCATTAAATGCAGAGTAGTAAGTAAATTAGCTGCATCAGGTCTGTTAGAGCAGAGTAAACGGCAAAATATGCCAGCAGGTCTGATCTAGAACCAGAGCTAGGAGCCAGTGTTAATGGGCACTCATCTGTGGTGTACTAGATCAGTAACTTTATCTAAAGCTTTTAGTCACATTGTGACTGGAAGTTGAGGCTGGGGTAGCAGTCTTTGGTCTGTTGCTAAATAATGCATGAATGTTGTCTAGTTGTCTGGTACGCAGGAGGCATTTTATGGCAGAAATAAGGTATTGCTGCAGGAACCCTTGCAGTACAGTGGCTACAAAAAAACGTATGTGGTCATTTTGGGATGTACTGGACAAAATTGCCTTTTATGTATCTCAGTTGGTCACTGCTGCACAATGTGTTCTTTCTATATCCCTGCACCATTTAGGGTTGTCTAGTGTGTTGTACCCTTTCAAATTTTAAGTCGATATTTATCATCCTTCATTATTAGTCATGTCGTTTTGCAAGAAAGTGTTTTAAAACCAGCCTGCATGCGAGTTCCCAAACACCACAACATTCAGTGTGCATCATTGCCCTTTTGACATGGCCACTATTTGGCAAATTTGTTGACAATGGCACCGTTTTTCTTGATAGTCTGCTATTGGAGGACTCGGATGAGGAAGAGGGGGATCTGTGCAGGATCTGTCAGATGGGAGAGACCTCAAGTTCCAACCCGTTGATTGAGCCGTGCAGGTGTACAGGCAGTCTTCAGTATGTGCACCAGGACTGTATCAAGAAGTGGCTGCGCTCCAAAATCAGCTCCGGTAAACATCTTGCCTTTCCTCTGGTGACTAATCCTTTAACTTGGTCATTGATGATACAGGAGTCATGAAGAAGCATGCAGCAGCTGAAGCAAATAGAAGTCGTATCCACCTATTAATTTCCAATTTTGTCCTTTAATGTTGTTCTGACTCAGCTGCTTTGGCTCTCGTGACTCTGCAGGTTCGACCCTGGAGGCTATCACTACTTGTGAATTGTGCAAGGAGAAGCTGCACCTGAACATCGAGAACTTTGACATTAATGAACTGTACAGATCTCATGAACGGGTAGGAGCTTCttgcacgcacgcacgcacacacacacacacacacacacacacacacacacacacacacacacacacacacacacacacacacacacacacacagctgcgaCAGATTTATTAAAGCAACATTTTATAGTTGGCCAGTAATTGATGGACTCACTTAAGGGTACTGTAACTTGGattaaaacagtaaacatgGTGATACTGAAAATGTGActtgtttgtttaaatgtttaattgaaACGAATGCATCTATATATAAGTTGAATCAAGAGTTAGAACCACTCAACTGCTGTACCTGATCAGGACTGTGTGGTGTTTTTAGACTGCTATTCCTTCTAAATATACATCCAGGAACAAGGAATGTGCATGGGTATTTGAGTGCTTCAGCTGTTCCATAtgccagtatttgaatactgaagTCACTATTTGCATGTTACTTGCATGTACAGCCTAATGATTTAATAGATtggtgataaataaataaataaataaatatttatttatttttctgttttaatatttgTAACACGACTGTTTTTACTTGTCTGCTGGCAAGAAACTACTTCCTGTAGAACAAGGCCTCACCagtcctcatcagcatccagCATTGCACTGCTTATCTCTAGTGAAGAGGCTGAGCTGTAGCTCATTTGAAGAGGCAGTCTGTGTTACTTTAAATCAACACATTTCCCTTTGCCTACTTTTTAATAGggggaaaacatttttaaacattcttcTGTGCTAAATGTTGGTGCtactagctttttttttttgcctccaAACTACCCATGATGTCACCTCACAATGTAAACCTACAGGCCTGTTTATTTTGGCTGAATTCCTTTTTATTCCCATTTAGTTTTGTCTTCCCTGCAGTTAATCGAACATCCGGTCATTAGCTCTTATGATGTGAAAATGGCCAGAATGCTGTTCCTTAACAAAAAAGTTAATGGCATgatgagagaaggaaagaaacaaGGTGTAATAAAATGACTCTTAATTCTGATTGGAACAAGCAAAAACTAAACAGCACCCAAGACATAAGAACTTCAGATAATATACTTTAAATATGCATGTATTTGAAATCTATGGATAGGAAAGAAATGCTGAAAGCGAGATATTAAAGTGAACTGTGGCTCCTGTCCCATAAGTATCTGAATTGTTTGGTTTCAGTCCGAGTACGAATTCATCAGCTGTGGTCTGTACCTGGTGGTCCTCTTGCACCTGTGTGAGCAGAGGTTCTCTGATGTTCTGGGAGCAGTTAATGAAGCTGGGGTAAGCACCTTCAACTGTACACCAGCTTATCCATCTCAACCTGTCAGATCTGtatctcagcaaataaacaatctCTCCCAAATAGAGTACAGTTCATTTTTCCTTTGAAATGTGACTTTTCAACAACAATGTGACGTTTACTTGAAGAAAACAttctcccctctctcgctcAGTTGTTCAACTTGGCGAGAACTCttcacgaacacatggacaatCTTGAAAGTATGTTTCAAAtagctttttctctttctttactttGGTTCTTCCTCACCACCCTTGGGTCTTGTTGTCTAAGGTTGATTGATTCAGTGAACTTGGTAATATCTGAATGCTTTaagttcaaaatgggcaaaattGATTAGACTTTTGGGTAAGTACTATTTCACAGGTCTAACGGTAAAAGCTGAGTTGTATTAAAGAAATTGCTATTGGGGAAGATGGGCGTGCTGAAGCATGGCTTCGGATATCCGCAAACAGATGTACTCGCGAATCTGCTACGTAGTGAATGGATTAATTTTATAATCACATTTATAATGACACATTTGTTATTGCATGCCCACTGCAAGTCTTTAAGCTCCAAGTTTTACTTCTAAATTAATTCATTGATTTTAATTGACCTTCTTTTAGTAATGTTTCCTTATGTGTTCTAATGATCTGTTTTGCtgttcctctcactctctcttgccctTCATTCATGCTCACTCTATCCCTCATTCTTCCTCTCTTCCACTCTTTCGTCTACTCTCTTATTCTCAGGTTCCTATGCCGAATCTGACGAAGACGAGGTGCAGGACAGCAGGCCCTCTATTGACTTCTGTGACCtagaggatgaggaggaggaggaggaggaggagttttAATCATGTTGAAGGTGGAGTAGAGAAAATCGCCGACAATCTGCCTCCTCTCAGCGCTCCACCTCTGCTCGTTCGCCCATTTGAGCAGACATTCGAAACGGCGTCCCAGTGATGGTACCTTAAACACTGTCTACAGCCCCATGAAGGGTTCTCATGATATGCAGATAAACTTTTCTTGGGGAGTGTTTGGCCCCCACAAACTCACTCACCCATCTACCCTTGGGATTTGATTGAGAACTTTTAtgttcattctgttttttttgttttttttgggttgTTCTTGCATCTGAAGCTGCCGAGTGCACTATGAAGCTTTATGCAGTGAGAAGAAAGAGCTGTTGGGCTGTTAAACCATGAGtgctttatttgtttactaTGCTAGCACGAAGACTGGGGAGAGGGCGGATCAGCACTACAGGGGCTGGGTTCAGTTAGATGGAGGTGCTGTGGATGAAGTGAAGCAAGACGAACCTAAACGGTGTAAGAGTATATAAGGGCATGGTGAAATGTGACATTGTATCAAAGATGATGGAAAAAATAATTCCCTTTAATTTCTTCATGTTTAATGTGACAAATGGATTTGCTTTGAAGTGAGTTTTTGGAGAATGAGTGTGAGAATGGGGATGACTTTTATTCAGAGAGTGTTCACGGTCGACTTTTCCATTGTCTGTTTAAATGTCGCTTTCTAATTGTAATTTGCTCTGCTTACTGATTTCTCAATTgaattaaagtaataaaagttTGTATGGAGGTACGTCGCACATCTGCTTACTGATTTCTGGGCCcgtgtgttcatttattttgtgtagaaGTGGCTTTCTGACACATTCCTGTTTAATTTGGTTCCAGAATAGGATCGGAAGTTCTCCAGATTGGGACATTAATAGGGGTGGGGGGTTTGAGGACAGAAGCTTGTTGGACGTTAGTTTGGAATAAGGTATTTTTAGCCCAAgtcttgggcccaatcccatttcaccctttgcCCCTGTCACTTACCCCTTAATATTAAtggtaataaataattgcccccctctttgaaggcgtatgatgccctaaatgtaactaaagcccatcagtgaggagctggactttcccctcctctgcggtcactgcagaccggcagggtcgcctacagagcagcactagtagctgttaatgaagcaaagtttttatttttaaaattttacttttttttaattttatttttagttttatattcatttgaggtttgtcccatttcgtagggcaagattgtAAGTCaattccaaggggttagggttcCAGTCGAAAACAATGTGTAGGGGAAAGAAggagaaatgggattgggccttgaaaaatgactgaaaaggaAACGGCAGCCTTTCCTTCCCATCTAAAGTAGAAAGCAgacagtaaagtaaaaaaaaaattaaaaatcaggGAAAACCCATTTTAATAGGAGCATTAATACCATATAACCTTGTCCTATCATATTGAAGTCCAGTGCCTCATCAGTTTGTCCGACCCTCGGGTGGTCCTACCGAGCATGTACGCATCATTAGTATAACTTGGTGTTATCAGCTTTCTGtttaaaatggtttattgtGGTTCAATGTTGATTCAGTACAGGCTCTGCTTATTATTCCAACGTAGCTCCTGATCAGGTGATTTGGGTTAATAAAACATCCTGTTTATTCTTTTCATGCCCTTTTATGtggtgcatttacatgcattaaCCTCCGTCTCGAGCCACTTCTACACAGCAAAGCAATCATTTTATAGGTTCCTGCATTCTGAGATGCTCCTCAAGGAGGGCGATGAGGCTAATATCTTTCCTTGCACTATcaggacattttatttattggttCAAAAGGTGACTTTCATAAGTCACAGTGATATAATACAAGGACAAGCAGTTtgtttatcgctgctgtctgaacaaaaccttgtatctccatttttgtcgattttcagtttttgacataatttgaaaatgcgtgttggcctttacattgtatgcacATTTCACGAAGGATGGACCCAAATAAACGggcaaaaatgacttgggggggggggggggggggggaatctggttccattgacttacattgaaagtattgcatgttttttccttctcctgtaaagttaccattttggagatacgaggttttgttccgacagcagagttatattatatttttattatgccTCCATATCAACAGTCTGAACACAAATGTGTCTCCAAACAAAACTCAAAACCAATCTTACGGGAGAAGGCAGGCGTGTTCTTAAAGAAGAGCACCACAGGGTCGTTTCTGCATGATGAAGATAAAATGTtt from the Pygocentrus nattereri isolate fPygNat1 chromosome 30, fPygNat1.pri, whole genome shotgun sequence genome contains:
- the marchf7 gene encoding E3 ubiquitin-protein ligase MARCH7 — its product is MDSKPRRLPFTISSSSSLSSPSSLSSSSSALSASRLYGRGSVLGSDRFSRGGAGKLDSDYQSPCLSGGPRDYSSSESRHSRWKLSTPLSSSSLSSSSSCDRQWTESSYGGRSKHVDSERGLGSYSSLLGAPQDSESKRAKLSYTNRATYSRSPFTSTPSSTYSNLGGLPDSSWKSTFSPLSRSSSSSSSSSSSSSSEGLWARREAEKRVDPGLTSLGEHHSYRPTSLTSSLYRPERVTSTYAQGARPKESLYSSRRESSSTSHRLSSEYLSSSLERSSHRLASDYQPSPRLPRDTPSSSATRTSVSRSDPLCLSSWSSSPYTALNECTSSPPPSRPAPVPNPAPEGGDSDGRSTTRRLLSRLFSRRSNQESSSTSSTNSVSRLFDTTPEEAPHSDAPPTVSRESVEADPAQAFAFLRRREQALSPVQENTDVEPEAESLRPPTGLSWLNWNRCTPLFSRRRREGRDESARMEARQSPPFPLSSPEGRKTPDRDTHHDDEEEEEEEEEEDDDVSEGATAAPPAGASGLSSALLQDASRLQGRSPGVTRVLSSPLFRMPENVIVGLDVGIEGRSQAEAQAKEKPAPSRDPERLRKIQESLLLEDSDEEEGDLCRICQMGETSSSNPLIEPCRCTGSLQYVHQDCIKKWLRSKISSGSTLEAITTCELCKEKLHLNIENFDINELYRSHERSEYEFISCGLYLVVLLHLCEQRFSDVLGAVNEAGLFNLARTLHEHMDNLESSYAESDEDEVQDSRPSIDFCDLEDEEEEEEEEF